In Alosa sapidissima isolate fAloSap1 chromosome 5, fAloSap1.pri, whole genome shotgun sequence, the genomic stretch TTCTCAAtggcaacacaaatacacattaaATATGGATTTATTGTATGCTACCACATGTCAACCCTGACATGCTCCAACTAACAACACATGTTTGGATGATATTAGTAAAATATGTAAAAACAGAAGTATCCATAATTAATAATGAAGAATAAAGTCTTCTGCAGGTAAACTGCTCATGTGGTTAAGTACAGAGGGATAACCCTAACATTTCAGGCCTCTCACCTCTCTGTGCAGACATCATATGCAAGGTCTTTTCAGGCTTTCATCTGTTGTGTGAGACAGCCATCAAAATATTGTCATGTTTGCAgcgagagtgtctgtgtgaactgccactcatttctctctctcattttcttgaTCTCAGATACCCTTCAAGTGAGAGCCGGATGAAGATTACACACTCAGAGAtggaacagacagacacaggctcCCACTAAGAGGCTCGTCTGTCAGGTACTCGTCTTTATTCCCTTTGGCTTGGTGGACACACCTAACGCGTTCCAGAGCCTGTCCATGGACCACACTGGCCTGTTCTGTGCGACTGCGACCCAGTCCTGGAATGGACCCAAAGGCTCAACATTCTCCCCTGACTGGAAAGACTCGCTGACCTTCCTGACGCCCGACGTCATCAAGCCTCCACTGCCAGCCAACCAGCCCATGATGGCAGGTCTCCATCACCCGCACGGAGTGTTCGTCTCGGCCTCTGGGCCCAGAGTGGGGCCCATGGATCAGAACCAAGTTGCCGCCATCATGATCGAGCAGAGCTACGCCACAGTGCAGAAGGATCGGCGAGGCCGACCACTCAGTGCCATTGACCCCCACAGGCGTTCCCAGTCGCTGTGTGCGGCCGCCGCCGCTGTGGCTGCTCCTGATACCGACCTGGTGACCTTGCGGCGCAGGTGTGAGAGCTATGCCATGGCGTACCCAAGCAGCAGCTCGGACGACAGCGGCAGCGACAGCGCCTCCACTAGGAAGGGCGAACTCCTGCTGCCGGACGCCGTCCCCCGGCCCCGGGCCCGCAGTATAATCCTGCGGAAGCCCAAGCAGAGGCCGGCGCCACCGTTGCGCACCGTCTCCCTGGGCAAGACTGGCGAACGCCGCTGCCAAAGCCTTTACATCCCCCGGGACCTGCACAGCACCCTGCTGCCCGACCTCATCCCCATAGGCACCAAGCTGGAGGATGGCGAGCAGAGCCCCCTGCCTGTGGACAGTGTTGCTGTCGCTAAGCTGAAGACCtcggtgtctgtgtctgcgtcgTCTATGCACTCGAGACCTCTGAACGAGCTGAGGTCCAGTGAGCCGTGCAAGTCCCAGCCGAGCTCTGttccgccgccgccgccaccggGTGTTACTGCTAGCGAGACGGCCAAGACCCCGAGCAGCTCGGACTCCCTCACCTCCCCAACCTCCTCCTCCCGTTCGTCCCCTTCGCAACCGCCCGCCACATCCCCCTCCAAGCCTACCGGCTCCACATCGCCTTCCAGCGGCTACTCCAGCCAGTGTGAGACGCCCACCAGCTCTGTGCGGACGGCGGCCATCTTCGGTCCTTCCCCGATGGGCTGCCGGATGCGGCCTAAGCCTGCGGGCCAAAAGTCCAGGGCCAGCAGGGTGAGGCTGTCCCTGCAGCTGCCCGAGACGACAGCCCCGCCCGCCGTGGACGAGTCCGCTGACCCAGTCAAGCCTAGCCGGCGGTACTCTGACTCCTCGGCCACAGTCAAGACCAAGCAACGGTGCCTGAGCATGCTGCTACCAGTGGTGACCCAGGAGGACCTCATGAACGTGCGCCTGCGCTCCGTCTCCAGCTCCGACAACGAGGGCGGCCGCTATGAGGGCTTCGCTGAGGCCATCGCCGAGGAGGCGGAGAGAGACACCCCGACTCCTTCCATCGAGAGCCCCAAGAACAAGCCGCCAGTTGCGCCCAAACCTGCAGTGTCCACATGGCAGCCGGTCGTGACAGCTCAAAAGGACCAGCCAGAGACCCGGGAGCCCCAACAACACAACGGCCCAGAGAGGCGACGTGCTCCAATCCCCAAACCCAAGAGGTCTTCCCTCTCGCTGTCAGGCAGCGGCAGTGGGGAGCACCACACCCAGCCGAACCTCGGCAGGTCGCTCTCCTCCAGCGTCTCGGAAACACAACTCCCAAGCAACACCTTCCTGAGACAAAACACAGACTCATATTTATGTGATCCTAATGACAAGCGCAGAATGGGGCCACCCCAAGTTGCCAAGAAACCTGAGGTGCTCATACTGCCCAACGGCCACGGTGTCTGTAACAAGGATGGGATGACCGGCCACATACCAGCACATGCCACTCAGGACCAGAGACTGGTTAATGGTGGAAACATTGCAATGCAACATTATATGTCTACAGGACACAGGCATGGCAAATACAATACCATGGGTAAGGCACAGCGTGCAGAGTACACACTGTCTGTCGTTGACAGCTCTAGTCTAAGGTGTTGATGATTAATGAAACACCCCCTTTGCATACTAGGGAGAAACCCATCAAGTGAGAGATATCAGCACGGAGTTTCAGACCCACGCATGATGCAGGGGTTTGAAGAGGGGCAAGATGAGGTGTTTGCCAGTAAGACAACA encodes the following:
- the si:ch73-362m14.2 gene encoding Nance-Horan syndrome protein isoform X1 produces the protein MDHTGLFCATATQSWNGPKGSTFSPDWKDSLTFLTPDVIKPPLPANQPMMAGLHHPHGVFVSASGPRVGPMDQNQVAAIMIEQSYATVQKDRRGRPLSAIDPHRRSQSLCAAAAAVAAPDTDLVTLRRRCESYAMAYPSSSSDDSGSDSASTRKGELLLPDAVPRPRARSIILRKPKQRPAPPLRTVSLGKTGERRCQSLYIPRDLHSTLLPDLIPIGTKLEDGEQSPLPVDSVAVAKLKTSVSVSASSMHSRPLNELRSSEPCKSQPSSVPPPPPPGVTASETAKTPSSSDSLTSPTSSSRSSPSQPPATSPSKPTGSTSPSSGYSSQCETPTSSVRTAAIFGPSPMGCRMRPKPAGQKSRASRVRLSLQLPETTAPPAVDESADPVKPSRRYSDSSATVKTKQRCLSMLLPVVTQEDLMNVRLRSVSSSDNEGGRYEGFAEAIAEEAERDTPTPSIESPKNKPPVAPKPAVSTWQPVVTAQKDQPETREPQQHNGPERRRAPIPKPKRSSLSLSGSGSGEHHTQPNLGRSLSSSVSETQLPSNTFLRQNTDSYLCDPNDKRRMGPPQVAKKPEVLILPNGHGVCNKDGMTGHIPAHATQDQRLVNGGNIAMQHYMSTGHRHGKYNTMGRNPSSERYQHGVSDPRMMQGFEEGQDEVFASKTTSRTTEDLFTIIHRSKRKLLGRKDSFEGRPSDMGMLTMGGTPRASSQNDSFMALLRRTRSAKAAPGGRISATELLKSSKPTTAGGQPYDATRP
- the si:ch73-362m14.2 gene encoding NHS-like protein 2 isoform X2, whose product is MDHTGLFCATATQSWNGPKGSTFSPDWKDSLTFLTPDVIKPPLPANQPMMAGLHHPHGVFVSASGPRVGPMDQNQVAAIMIEQSYATVQKDRRGRPLSAIDPHRRSQSLCAAAAAVAAPDTDLVTLRRRCESYAMAYPSSSSDDSGSDSASTRKGELLLPDAVPRPRARSIILRKPKQRPAPPLRTVSLGKTGERRCQSLYIPRDLHSTLLPDLIPIGTKLEDGEQSPLPVDSVAVAKLKTSVSVSASSMHSRPLNELRSSEPCKSQPSSVPPPPPPGVTASETAKTPSSSDSLTSPTSSSRSSPSQPPATSPSKPTGSTSPSSGYSSQCETPTSSVRTAAIFGPSPMGCRMRPKPAGQKSRASRVRLSLQLPETTAPPAVDESADPVKPSRRYSDSSATVKTKQRCLSMLLPVVTQEDLMNVRLRSVSSSDNEGGRYEGFAEAIAEEAERDTPTPSIESPKNKPPVAPKPAVSTWQPVVTAQKDQPETREPQQHNGPERRRAPIPKPKRSSLSLSGSGSGEHHTQPNLGRSLSSSVSETQLPSNTFLRQNTDSYLCDPNDKRRMGPPQVAKKPEVLILPNGHGVCNKDGMTGHIPAHATQDQRLVNGGNIAMQHYMSTGHRHGKYNTMGRNPSSERYQHGVSDPRMMQGFEEGQDEVFASKTTSRTTEDLFTIIHSSFQVKEEAPGAQGLLRGPSE